ggtctcgagacgccgacagaactgaacttacgaactttatatagagctgattatactctttttctttctaacaaaatgatttgtaaacgaggtagtcattgcatagctctagtaacttaatacaaatattaagtttgcttttggtcaaatttatttgtcttatcttttatttgttttattaaatttgtttgGAATTTCGGGCCTGATGTGAATTTCAGAccaaaaactgaatttcagtccaaaaattgaattttgggccctaatgtgaatttcgggcttttataatttcgggccgcccgaaatgagcccggcacgtttaagcaattacgggccgggccgtgggccggcccagcacggcccgaaattcaaacagaCCGGGCTGGCCCAAAATTCAAAtaatacgggccttttcgggcttgggccgggccgggccgggcggcccgaatgtacacctatactcaCGTCCGCGGTTGTCGGGTGCTTCGCTCACCATCTCGTGCTCATCTTTTACTCCGCTCCTTCACCGGTAATAGGGTCGATGGCGTGGATCGAAACCGCCCGGGCGCCTTGGTGTCATCCAACCAACGCCGAGCTCCATCTGCAACAAATTCGAGTGGCCACGCCTCCTCTCTCGGTCAGCAGACCCGGTCGTGCAGATCGCCAGGAACTGTGCCCCCATCGGTGAGCAGTCACCGACTTCATCTCCAACGACTCCGGCGAAGACAGGCGGCTCCAGAGCGCGCGTCACGGAGATCTCCATCATCACCGTGTCCAGCAGCGGGGTCCCATGCCTCACGTTTGGGACATGGAATGCATCGTTCCTCTTGGAGGTGCCACTCGGCGTCACTGTCTCGCTCTTCGATGAGGGCCACAGTGGGGGTCGCACCGTTGATAGCGGTGTCGTGATCGAGGAGCGCTTGAATCTTGTCATACACGCCCGCTAGGGCGAACCTGAATCCCGTCGTGTTTGAAGGGTACCAGGTGTGTGGTGTCCCTGGTGGTAGCTGATGACCACCACCgagacggttgtccccttctcctcTGTCTGACCGCCTCCACGTCTGCTTCTATAAAATTTTAGATGCAAGGACATCCGCTTCAATGGGTTCTGCTGCATATGCTCCTAAGAGAGATGCAATGGTCTAGAAAGTAAAATCATTCCCTGGTGGCAAGGTAATTACTATCCAATTCCAAATCAATTCCTTTTTTCATGTTCATTGAAATTTTGAAGTGTGCTCATGTGCTGAAGCAATCCATCCTGTAGGAATACATGTGCAGAGTAGAATTTAGTCTTCCTAGCATAACAGCGGAAGAAGGGCCCCAGAAAAGAAGGCACCAATACGAGTGAAATTTGAGATACCATATTTCATCGTATCAGGTATTTAGGTAATAGATTTGCTGTTTGAAGATATTTGTCTATTGGTGTACTTCCtcattccaaattataagacgATTTAGTTTTTATAAATACATTACTTTTACTATGTAGTGTACATCTAAGTTCATAGCAAAAGATATGTATATGGAAAATCCAAAATGTCTTATAATTTAGAATGGAGGGAGTAGCATTCTATCTATCGTATCTTGTCTGGAATCTTCAGCCACTGAATGATGCACTATATTGCATATTGTGTAGGTCTGTTATCTGAAGATAATTGGAAAGAGTGGTTACCAGGCACTCCCCTGGGTTAGATATATCACGATGGCTGGCGAATATGAGCTGAGACTTATATGAGTTTTCTCTTTTCTGGCTGATGGAAGACATTTATGAAGCTGCAAGATACATATTTGCTCGAGACAGCAACCGTATGACATTTGGATGTTAGCCTGGACGTCTTCTGCTGACCATACAAGGTTTCCCCCTGGGGGCTTGTTGTTCCTCTTGTTAGGCTCACCTTACCTTGGTTATTGTATGTTACCCATCAAGTATAGTTTTTGAAAAAAGAGAGGATAATTTTAATTTTCATCTCTCTTGTATTATTATGGATTTATTTTTGTGGGTACCAAACTTGGATTTGTTTCGTCTGATTGAGTTCACAAAAACACTGTCATTACTGGGTGATAGTTCTGAACTGCAGGTTGAAACAATTGTGCCCTTTAGTGTAAATGTCGTCGTCTTGTGTCCATGCAAAAGAAAGGAAACCTACCAAGACCTATTATGACTTCATTAATTTCAACTTTTTTTGTTTCAACTATTTCATTTAATGTGGTGTTCTTGTTATGCCAATTTCTATGTATTCTAAGAAAGGCCACTATGCCAGAATCCTTTTGACGAAGTTAATTCTAATTTCATTTTGTAAACCTAGCGTACAACGTATAAAGTAACATGTGTGATTGAAGCTCAAATGCTCTGCAACACAAATGTCTGGGGAGCTGTTGGTTGGTTCTAGGGCACAATAAATGTAGTTAGAAAATTTATCTAGGTACTTGAGGTAATAATCATGTGTAGTGTAGTGGCTAATGGAACTTGTTGTCTAACTTATTTCCATTCCTGAAACAATGCATCTTGTGTTGTGCATACTTTAGGACTATTATAAGCATAAAGCTATAGAACACTTTTTGATTTTGTGAGGATATTAGTTCTATAATATGGATTACATGAAGCTTGCACCGGTTAGTGATCCTAAGAACAGAACAAGCAGAGAAAAGAAACTTCAGTGCAATACTAGAAGTAAGGGTCCATCAATAGTTATCAATTTGTCTTTGGAATCCTTATTTTTATCCTTGTCAGAGTTTCAGCAGGGTCTATTTCGTCCTTGTTTTTACTGAATGTAAGTACTAAACAACATCAGAAGCATATGTGCTCTCAATGACGCCAATTGTACTTTATGTTTTGATTTCATGTATGGAGCTCTACATGTTGCATCCTATTGAATTCAGAGAGCTTAGGATTATTCCATAACCATGCCAGTTTTAGGACTTACATGGGGAGACTGGGATGAACCATATTTGATTTAAATCCTGACACTATTCTTGGAGTCGTTGTACTTCATGACTCAACAAGTGAGTTACCATTCTACTCTACTGTGTCCAGTCCATTATTGCTATTTAATTCTTGAATGTAGATGATCATTTTGTGGCTTGTCCATTTTTACTGATTACCTACCTATTTCTATTGAGCATCTAACATACTATTGCTTCTGTTTTGGCAAGATTTCAGTGACCTATTCGAGATGGTGACCTTTCTTCTCGAAAGTTTTTCTAGGGCAATTTTCATAACCACAAGTTTTATATGCCATTGCTTCTTTTGGCTAGATTTGTTAATTAACAGTAGAACACTAGGCAGTTGTAGACAATATATATTGTTCTCATGCTTCCAATTTTTTTATAATTTATGGTTCCTTTTTGTATCCAGATTGAACTAGAACATTTTATTACTACTGCTTTTAATCAAACTGAAACTCTAACAAGTACATTACCAGGTTATCTTGCTTTGGCGGAGTCCTATATGATTCTCCAGGTACTAATTTGACATTTTTCCTGTGGAACTAATAGAGTGATCGTCTATTGAATACATTTTAGATGAATAACTAATCATCAATTGGATCCTAATTGACATACAAAATTCATGGCTGCCTACACCAAGGAGTACATTGATGGGCAATTCTCTGGAAACCTTGGAGAGATCCTAATCAGGCAATGTTTCTCGTTCCTTTCTTTCTAACTTGTGTCATGTAATGTTGTTCTATAAAACTGGGAAAAGCTTCATCCCGCTGCCCAACTCCAACTATCGATACTTAGAAAGTACTATGGTAGCATCAATCAAGTTACATGTGAAGGAAGGCTATGGTTTCTTCAAAACTTAAATTTGGTGTGCACTTTTTAGAACTGGGATCTTCAGTCGATAGTATTTGATCAAAGTCAATCTATGCTCTATCGTCGTCGAGGTGGCAACACTGGCCACCGACACTATCCAGGGACACGATGTTGAGGCGCAATTTCAAAGCAACGTGAGCAAATATACATGATGTGTgtcatgtgaaagggaaataggctcacaccttttcctaaatgattttggtggttgaattgcccaacacaaataatttgaataactagtttgctctagattataagttctacaggtgccaaaggttcaacacaaaccaataaaaagtccaagaaagggttcaaataaaaagagcaaaagacaaccgaaggcagccctggtctggcgcaccggacagtgtccggtgcaccagggaaaatcactccgaacttgccaccttcgggtttctgggattgccctccgctataattcaccggactgtccggtgtagcaccggactgtccggtgtgccaagcggagtaacggctacagcgccaacagtcgtctgcaaaaggtgaatagtgagctacagtgcgcggatagcgcgcgcagaagtcagagcaggcacagatggcgcaccggacagtgaacagtgactgtccggtgcaccacctgactgtccggtggcccacatgtcagaagctccaacgatcgaaccctaacggttgggtgacgtggctggcgcaccgcactgtccggtgcgctctttgactgcagccttccccaacgaccactttggtggttggggctataaataccccccaaccaccaacacttcaaggcatccaagttttcagccaacacattcaatacaagagctagtgcattcaatacaagacacaaatagagtgaatcaaaatctctccaagtcccaattccactcaaagcaatagtgactagaagagagagttttgttgtgttcttttgagctcttgcgcttggatcgcttttcttcttcctctattcttgcttccaagttctttgtaatcaaagcaagagacaccatttgtgtggtggtccttgcggggactaagtgtcccaattgattgagaagagaagctcactcggtctaggtgaccgtttgagagagggaaagggttgaaagagacctggtctttgtgaccacctcaacagggagtaggtttgcaagaaccgaacctcggtaaaacaaatcaccgtgtcatccgccttatttgcttgtgatttgttttcgccctctctttcggactcgattatatttctaacgctaacctcggtttgtagttgtgcttaaagtttataaatttcagatttgcctattcacccccctctaggcgactttcatcatGTCGTTCTAGGTTTTTCCTCAACTCCCTCCACTATTGTGCTGCCATTCTTACTAATGGATGGGGGTTCCCATTTTTTGTTATTTGGAAATAAAGATCGTCTTGGTATGATGATGCATAAGAGGAAACACATTCATATGAGCCTTAACTGGTATAGGATGATGCTTCTTCAATTGTGTATTATGATGGTTTGCATAGCTCTACTCGATCATATATTTTCATCAATTGCTTGTTGTTTATGCAGATCAGGAAAATCAGTGAGTGAGAATCCACTTCTAACACATATTGTTTTTGTTGTTTTATAGGTTAAGGCTGGAGACTTATTAAGAAAATATCCAGTTCTTGTTATCAACAAATGAGGACATTATTGTCAAAGTAGGTACCATCTCTTTTAAAGCATATGCTCCATCACTTAGTACATTTCATGAAATCATCCTAGCATGGATTCATATGACATCACCTCTATGCCACATGGATATTACCTATTTCTCGGTTGCTTCATTTTTTCATAATATGCAGTAGAGCTGTTGTAATGTAATATGCACAACTCTTCCTACATAGATAGATTTTATCAAGTTCATTAATTTGTGTAATTCCGAATGAGACCTTTTTATGCTGCTGCAGCGCCTGTGACCACAAATGATTATTGCAACACGACCATACTCTAAGAGTTGAGCTATCTATATGAAGAGTGTAGGTAGAGGCAATTGGCTAACTTGTCGGTACTCATGAATAAATGTTTTGACATAGTTGTTCGATTTTTTATAATGTTTGTTCAATACCAGTTTATTCTGAGTCGGcgtatttataataatattatatatttatattgccaatataatattagtgttaTAGTGATATTTTACCACACCgattttgcatatcatagtgatgtttgttGTTCCATATCTATGTTTTGTACTACCTCCGTTTTTATTTATTTGGCGCCGTGTAGTTCAAATTTATGATAACGAAAGGCATATTAACGAATGAAGGGAGTAGTAATTTTTAACTTTCGTGGCAACACACGAGCATGgacctaatatatatatatatatatatatctttactacttattaaggctgcaagaaTAGTCTGCCatgtctagctaaaattaaaaaaaacacaCATGTCCTCAAGGGGATTTAAACCTGTGACCTCTTAAGCAAAGGCCAagagtagctaccactacaccacatgtgtgtttatgtctatatctatgacaggaaacacatctactacatctcttaccaagctcacttgctacccttgcacaatgcgtagaagtagataagtatcaccgagattcttgaattatattttttgatggaggtaatattatttaaagaagagctttgcatgcaatttcttttgtttgaataatgtattatacttacattcccttttttgcatgcgtgacatttttTCTTCGtgatatttttccatggatcagacttgtgagtcattttcacaaaccaacgccaagcatgaatccatgtttcttacttaaaaccctgaacaaacaccatgagcaggaggcactcgcgttggcgtcgctcatcgatgacgagaagaagcctggcgactgtcagttcgacctctagaagcagtcctacgtggtcgcatgcatcgctgtgtacgacaagctcccacGAAGCTGTCGCTTGGACGCGGTtcagagcagctgcaccgcgttgtccatcgttaagcagggggtctcatggttgtcgccaacgtcatcgactctcgggttgttctggacaccgcatccgacgacaacgccatcacgtcgtccagctcatcgttcacctgaagcccaacctaccacgtaagtcgctactgaccggacatgaattattgtgcgctgggacgatggacgttgctgacgttgtgtgagtgtcctcgaacatgatgtatataGTGGAGTAgtgcatccggtggtgcaacggccagagatactaccttgctgatgagcccagagtgcacttcgtttggcagcccaaccaagagtcatcggtactcgtcatgtcgctcgcgttcgacgactactatatcgaggattgtggcgtcatcttggcgccggaggtgacgcagaggaggatcgacaacagtgaccagttcgtcatcctcgccaccgtcagggtagcttttttaccggcctgcctttaattctcttcgcaaacacacacacttacctttttgtttaagcaagagcgtatggtggtgcgtgtctgatgactaacgatgtacgaggaaatttcttctggcatgtgtggaacgtgctctccaatgatgtgaccatacaaatcgtggcatatatcgaagtctgcatgatactgatgattgcaatatagtggtgaaacaactagattaaaataacaaaatttatgtatggctaggatcacaaattgattattaaatattttctcataacaatataatacacattttgtatataagttatcatagtatactggtattatatattcccgttgcaacgcacgggcactcagctaGTATATTATTAAGACTGTAATAGTAAtctgccattccgtgttctgccaccattccgtgttctgccatttcCAGTTCTGCCTTTCTTCCTATTCCATGTTCTGCCATTCCTATTCCATGTTCTGCCTTTCTCATTCCCCGtcccgcaaagcccattcccattctcattcccacgtACAACCCacccgcaaagcccattcccattctcATTCCCATGTACAActcacgtctagctaaaattaaaaaacatAAATGACCCCAAGGGGATTTGAACCCGCGACCTTTAAGACAAATGCGAGCAGtaactaccactacaccacatgtgtgtttatgtctacatctatgataggaaaaacatctactacatctctctccaAGCCTCCCATattacccttgcacaatgcgtagtagtagataagtatcaccgagattcttgaattatatttttggatggaaggagtagtatttaaagaagagccttgcatgaaatttcttttgtttgaataatgttttcaacttaaattcctttttttgcatgtgtggcatttattcttcataatattttttcccatggatctgacttgtgagtcattttcaaaaaccaacgccaaggatgaatccatgtttcttgcttggaaaccccgaacaaacaccactagcaggagCCGCTCACGTTGGCATCGCTCATCGACGATgagaagaagcttgacgactacagttcgacctctggaagcagtcctacgtggccgcatgagCCGCTGTGTATGACAAGCTCCGACAAAGTCGCCGCTTAGACGCGGTCCAAAGCGGCTGCACCACGTTGTCCATCGccaagcagggggacctcatggtcgttgcCAACGTCAACAACTCTCAGGTTGTTTTGGGCACCGCATCGAACGACAGCAccatcacgtcgtccagctcatTGTCCATCTGAAGCCCAACCTAccatgtaagtcgctactgaccgaccatgaattcttgtgcgctgggacgacggtcgttgctgacattgtgtgagtgtcctcgaacatggtgtatgtagaggagtagcgcatccggtggtgcaacggccaggtgtactaccttgctgatgagcccgaggtgcacttcgtctagcagcccagccaagagtcatcggtactcgccatgtcgcgcgcgttcgacgactactatatcatggactgtggcgtcatctcggcgccggaggtgacgtAGAGGATGACCAACAACAATGATCAGTTTGTCATCCTCCCcaccgtcggggtagctttttgtGCTGGTCTGCCTttgattctcttcgcaaacacacacaatTGCTTTTTTGTttgagcaagcgtgtatggtggtgcgtgcctgatggctgacgatgtacgagggaacttcttctGGCAGGCGTGGggtgtgctctccaatgatgagaccatgaaaatcgtggcatatatcaaagtcggcatgatactgatggttgtaatgtagtggtgaaacaactagattaaaataacaaaatatatGTATGaccaggatcacaaatggattatgaaacattttctcataacagtataacacacattttgtatataagttaccgTGCTATTATATGTccctgttgcaacgcacgggcactcacctagtatatatatacacacactaaaaaatcaccctaatgccacgacagatattgcaacaacactatttttgttgcattaggtgttagttattgccacaacctttaaaagtggttgcaatatATGGTCCGTTTTGCCACTATTTGTGTGCATTGCAATAACCATGATTTTTGTTGCAAGAGAAAGGGGTTATTGCTACCACTAGAACAGTTGTTGCAAAATTACCCTAGTGCCACACCGAATATTGCAATAGCACTAAAGTTGTAACATTAGGTGTTAGTTATTGTCACgacctttaaaagtggttgcaatatATGCATCTTTTTTGCCACTTTTTGTGTGTTGCGATAATTATGACTTTTGTTGCAAGAGAAAGATGCTATTGCTACCACTAGATCAATTGTTGCAAAATCAACATAATGTCACACAGGATATTGCGACAACCCTAAATTTGTTGTATTAGGTGTTAGTTATTGCCACAACTtttaaaagtggttgcaatatATGGAACGTTTTGCCACTTTGTTATTGCATTGCGATAATCATAACTTTCGTTGCAACAAAAAGACGTTATTGCTACCACTAGAAAAGTTGTTGCAAATTCACCATAATGCCACACCAGATACTACGTCAGCACTAAATTTATTGCATTAGGTGTTAGTTATTATCATAACCTTTTAAGGTGTCTACAATATATGCACATATTTTGCCACTGTTTTTATGCATTGTGATATACATGACTTTCATTGCAACAGAGATATGTTATTGCtacctgatgaggacatcac
This portion of the Zea mays cultivar B73 chromosome 2, Zm-B73-REFERENCE-NAM-5.0, whole genome shotgun sequence genome encodes:
- the LOC118476235 gene encoding two-component response regulator ORR1, with the translated sequence MATTFVASVSAMATTAAAPASVAPSPAPKANNSRKTVVPGMTGYELLKRVKKSAALMDILVIIISSKNVPTRISRCLEEFDQRLAGRWRGSKPPGRLGVIQPTPSSICNKFEWPRLLSRSADPVVQIARNCAPIGEQSPTSSPTTPAKTGGSRARVTEISIITVSSSGVPCLTFGTWNASFLLEVPLGVTVSLFDEGHSGGRTVDSGVVIEERLNLVIHAR